AGCGGCGCGCTCAAGCAAAACCCTTACGGTTTCAACACCCGATTCGAGGGGCTGCCCGGGACCAACCCCGAGGAGCTGATTGGCGCAGCGCACGCCGGATGCTTCTCGATGGCGTTGTCGATGATGCTCGGCGAGGCGGGGCTTACCGCAGATCGAATCGATACCATCGCTGAAGTTACTTTGGACAAGCAGACTGATGGCTTTGCCATCACTGCCGTGCATTTGACCCTCAAGGCCAAAGTGCCCGGGGCAGATGTCGCGCAATTTCTTGAAATCGCCAACAAAGCCAAGGCCGGCTGCCCGGTATCGA
The genomic region above belongs to Pseudomonas sp. PSKL.D1 and contains:
- a CDS encoding OsmC family protein, which gives rise to MKKTASAIWQGGLKDGKGLLSTESGALKQNPYGFNTRFEGLPGTNPEELIGAAHAGCFSMALSMMLGEAGLTADRIDTIAEVTLDKQTDGFAITAVHLTLKAKVPGADVAQFLEIANKAKAGCPVSKVLNAKITLDASLVS